The proteins below come from a single Dasypus novemcinctus isolate mDasNov1 chromosome 22, mDasNov1.1.hap2, whole genome shotgun sequence genomic window:
- the LOC101424202 gene encoding saoe class I histocompatibility antigen, A alpha chain-like: protein MAPGTLLLLLSGALALTQTQAGPHSLRYFGTAVSWPERGDTHYLAVGCVDDTQGARFDSDAESPRLEPREPWVEQEGPEYWEQETRVEKDHAHCLRTRLRTLRGYYNQSEAGSHTLQRMYACYLGPDGRLLRSYFQHAYDDADYLALNEDLRYWTAADTAAQITRREWEEAGDAEHKRAYLEGRCVEDLQRHLQSGKETLLRADPPRTHVTRHPIPDRGVTLRCWALGFYPAEITLTWQRDGEDQTQDMEFVETRPAGDGTFQKWAAVVVPSGEEERYTCHVQHEGLPEPLTLRWEPPSQPPILIVGIVAVLVILGVSVVAGVLIWRRKSSASNSAQGSDESLVASRE, encoded by the exons ATGGCGCCGGGGAccctcctcctgctgctctcGGGGGCCCTGGCCCTGACCCAGACCCAAGCGG GCCCCCACTCCCTCAGGTATTTCGGCACCGCCGTGTCCTGGCCCGAGCGCGGGGACACCCACTACCTCGCCGTGGGCTGCGTGGACGACACGCAGGGCGCGCGGTTCGACAGCGATGCGGAGAGTCCGAGGTTGGAGCCGCGGGAGCCGTGGGTGGAGCAGGAGGGGCCCGAGTACTGGGAGCAGGAGACGCGGGTGGAAAAGGACCACGCGCATTGTCTACGCACTCGCCTGCGGACCCTGCGCGGCTACTACAACCAGAGCGAGGCGG ggtctCACACCCTCCAGAGGATGTATGCCTGTTACCTGGGCCCCGACGGGCGCCTCCTCCGCAGCTACTTTCAACACGCCTACGACGACGCCGACTACCTCGCCCTCAACGAGGACCTGCGCTACTGGACGGCGGCGGACACGGCGGCGCAGATCACCCGGCGAGAGTGGGAGGAGGCGGGGGATGCAGAGCACAAAAGAGCCTACCTGGAGGGCAGGTGCGTGGAGGACCTGCAGAGACACCTGCAAAGCGGGAAGGAGACGCTGCTGCGCGCAG ACCCCCCAAGGACACACGTGACCCGCCACCCCATCCCTGACCGTGGAGTCACCCtgaggtgctgggccctgggcttctACCCGGCGGAGATCACGCTGACCTGGCAGCGGGACGGGGAGGACCAGACCCAGGACATGGAGTTTGTGGAGACCAGGCCTGCGGGGGACGGAACCTTCCAGAAGTGGGCGGCTGTGGTGGTGCcttctggggaggaagagagatacaCATGCCACGTGCAGCACGAGGGGCTGCCCGAGCCCCTCACCCTGAGATGGG AGCCGCCTTCCCAGCCCCCCATCCTCATCGTGGGAATCGTGGCTGTCCTGGTCATCCTTGGAGTGTCTGTAGTGGCCGGAGTTCTGATCTGGAGAAGGAAGAGCTCAG CCAGCAACAGTGCCCAGGGCTCTGATGAGTCTCTTGTGGCTTCTAGAG AGTGA
- the LOC131272984 gene encoding HLA class I histocompatibility antigen, alpha chain G-like isoform X1 encodes MAPGTLLLLLSGALTLTPTRAGPHSLRYFSTIVSRPERGDPHYMVVGYVDDTQGARFDSDAKSPRLEPRAPWVEQEGPEYWERETRSAELGAQNDRVNLRTLRGYYNQSAAGSHTLQRMSGCDVGPDGRLLGGYFQHAYDGVDYIALNEDLRSWTAADTAAQITRRKWEEDGDAERYRAYLESTCKEHLQRHLQSGKETLLRTDPPRTHVTRHPIPDRGVTLRCWALGFYPAEITLTWQRDGEDQTQDTEFVETRPAGDGTFQKWAAVVVPSGEEERYTCHVQHQGLPEPLTLRWEPPSQPPILIMGVVAALVILGVSVVAALLIWRRKSSESTSRLPYEDLIQLHPGCQIHLPLR; translated from the exons ATGGCGCCGGGGAccctcctcctgctgctctcGGGGGCCCTGACCCTGACCCCGACCCGGGCGG GCCCCCACTCCCTCAGGTATTTCAGCACCATCGTGTCCCGGCCCGAGCGCGGGGACCCCCACTACATGGTCGTGGGCTACGTGGACGACACGCAGGGCGCGCGGTTCGACAGCGACGCGAAGAGTCCGAGGTTGGAGCCGCGGGCGCCGTGGGTGGAGCAGGAGGGGCCCGAGTACTGGGAGCGGGAGACGCGGAGCGCAGAGCTCGGTGCGCAGAATGACCGGGTGAACCTGCGGACCCTCCGCGGCTACTACAACCAGAGCGCGGCCG ggtctCACACCCTACAGAGGATGTCTGGTTGCGACGTGGGCCCCGACGGGCGCCTCCTCGGCGGGTACTTTCAACACGCCTACGACGGCGTCGACTACATCGCCCTCAACGAGGACCTGCGCTCCTGGACGGCGGCGGACACGGCGGCGCAGATCACCCGGCGCAAGTGGGAGGAGGACGGGGATGCAGAGCGCTATAGAGCCTACCTGGAGAGCACGTGCAAGGAGCATCTGCAGAGACACCTGCAGAGTGGGAAGGAGACGTTGCTGCGCACAG ACCCCCCAAGAACCCACGTGACCCGCCACCCCATCCCTGACCGTGGGGTCACCCtgaggtgctgggccctgggcttctACCCCGCGGAGATCACGCTGACCTGGCAGCGGGACGGGGAGGACCAGACCCAGGACACGGAGTTTGTGGAGACCAGGCCTGCGGGGGACGGAACCTTCCAGAAGTGGGCGGCTGTGGTGGTGCcttctggggaggaagagagatacaCATGCCACGTGCAGCACCAGGGGCTGCCCGAACCCCTCACCCTGAGATGGG AGCCACCTTCCCAGCCCCCCATCCTCATCATGGGAGTCGTGGCTGCCCTGGTCATCCTTGGAGTGTCCGTGGTGGCTGCACTTCTGATCTGGAGGAGGAAGAGCTCAG
- the LOC131272984 gene encoding popy Class I histocompatibility antigen, A-1 alpha chain-like isoform X2, which translates to MAPGTLLLLLSGALTLTPTRAGPHSLRYFSTIVSRPERGDPHYMVVGYVDDTQGARFDSDAKSPRLEPRAPWVEQEGPEYWERETRSAELGAQNDRVNLRTLRGYYNQSAAGSHTLQRMSGCDVGPDGRLLGGYFQHAYDGVDYIALNEDLRSWTAADTAAQITRRKWEEDGDAERYRAYLESTCKEHLQRHLQSGKETLLRTDPPRTHVTRHPIPDRGVTLRCWALGFYPAEITLTWQRDGEDQTQDTEFVETRPAGDGTFQKWAAVVVPSGEEERYTCHVQHQGLPEPLTLRWESTSRLPYEDLIQLHPGCQIHLPLR; encoded by the exons ATGGCGCCGGGGAccctcctcctgctgctctcGGGGGCCCTGACCCTGACCCCGACCCGGGCGG GCCCCCACTCCCTCAGGTATTTCAGCACCATCGTGTCCCGGCCCGAGCGCGGGGACCCCCACTACATGGTCGTGGGCTACGTGGACGACACGCAGGGCGCGCGGTTCGACAGCGACGCGAAGAGTCCGAGGTTGGAGCCGCGGGCGCCGTGGGTGGAGCAGGAGGGGCCCGAGTACTGGGAGCGGGAGACGCGGAGCGCAGAGCTCGGTGCGCAGAATGACCGGGTGAACCTGCGGACCCTCCGCGGCTACTACAACCAGAGCGCGGCCG ggtctCACACCCTACAGAGGATGTCTGGTTGCGACGTGGGCCCCGACGGGCGCCTCCTCGGCGGGTACTTTCAACACGCCTACGACGGCGTCGACTACATCGCCCTCAACGAGGACCTGCGCTCCTGGACGGCGGCGGACACGGCGGCGCAGATCACCCGGCGCAAGTGGGAGGAGGACGGGGATGCAGAGCGCTATAGAGCCTACCTGGAGAGCACGTGCAAGGAGCATCTGCAGAGACACCTGCAGAGTGGGAAGGAGACGTTGCTGCGCACAG ACCCCCCAAGAACCCACGTGACCCGCCACCCCATCCCTGACCGTGGGGTCACCCtgaggtgctgggccctgggcttctACCCCGCGGAGATCACGCTGACCTGGCAGCGGGACGGGGAGGACCAGACCCAGGACACGGAGTTTGTGGAGACCAGGCCTGCGGGGGACGGAACCTTCCAGAAGTGGGCGGCTGTGGTGGTGCcttctggggaggaagagagatacaCATGCCACGTGCAGCACCAGGGGCTGCCCGAACCCCTCACCCTGAGATGGG